The sequence below is a genomic window from Tistrella bauzanensis.
CGTCAAGGCCGATGTCGCCCTGCGCAACGGCCGTATCGCCGCGATCGGCAAGGCCGGCAATCCCGATATCCAGCCGGGCGTCGACATCGTCATCGGCCCGGGCACAGAAATCATCGCCGGTGAGGGGCGCATCCTCACGGCCGGCGGCATCGACGCTCATATCCACTTCATCGCCCCCCAGCAGGCGACCGATGCGATCGCGAGCGGCATCACCACCATGATCGGTGGCGGCACCGGCCCGGCCGAAGGCACCTTCGCGACCACCGTCACCCCCGGCCCCTGGCACATGATGCGCATGCTTCAGGCGGCCGCCGACCTGCCGGTGAATGTTGGTTTTCTGGGCAAGGGCAATGCCAGCCGGCCCGAAAGCCTGATCGAGCAGATCGAGGGCGGCGCCTGCGGACTGAAACTGCATGAAGACTGGGGCACCACCCCCAAGGCGATCGACACCTGTCTGACGGTTGCCGATCTGATGGATGTCCAGGTCGCCATCCACACCGATACGCTGAACGAGAGCGGTTTTGTCGAGCGTACCATCGCCGCCTTCGCCGGCCGCACCATCCATGCCTATCACACCGAAGGCGCCGGCGGCGGCCATGCGCCCGACATCATGAAGGTGGCGGGGCTGGCCAATGTCCTGCCCTCTTCCACCAATCCCACCCGGCCCTACACCGTCAACACCATCGACGAGCATCTGGATATGCTGATGGTGTGTCACCATCTCGACCCGTCGATCCCTGAAGACGTAGCCTTCGCCGAAAGCCGCATCCGGCGTGAAACCATCGCGGCCGAGGATATCCTGCACGATCTGGGCGCGATCTCTATGATCTCGTCCGACAGTCAGGCCATGGGTCGCGTCGGCGAAGTGATCATCCGGACCTGGCAGACCGCCGACAAGATGCGCCGCCAGCGCGGACGGCTGCCGGGCGAGACCGGTGACAACGACAATCTGCGCGCGCGGCGGTATGTCGCCAAATACACCATCAACCCAGCCCGTGCCCACGGCATCGATGCCGAGGTCGGGTCGATCGAGGTCGGCAAGCTGGCCGATCTGGTGCTGTGGAAGCCGATGTTCTTCGGGGTGAAGCCCGATATCGTGCTGAAATCGGGCAGCATCGCCTATGCCGCCATGGGTGATCCCAATGCGTCGATCCCCACACCGCAGCCGGTGATCTATCGTCCGATGTTCGGCGCGATGGGGGCCGCCCGCACGGCATCCTGCCTCACCTTCGTCTCGGGTGCGGCGCTCGCATCAGGCCGGCTCGATGCGATCGCGGGTGGACGGCGGCTTGCGGCGGTGCGCGGCACCCGCACCGTCACCAAGGCGCAGATGGTGTTGAACGATGCCTGCCCGGTGATCGAGATCGACCCTGAAACCTATGAGGTGCGCGCCGACGGCGTGCCCCTGATCTGCGCGCCGGCCGAGGTTCTGCCTCTGGCTCAGCGCTATTTTCTGTTCTGACCCCGCCCTTGTCTTCTGACCCGCCCAGTCTTCTGACCCGCCCAGCCTGCGGAGGAGTGCCAGCCATCTGAGCCCGCCAACGTCATGACCACGAACCGGCCGTGACGCCAATCTGACCCCCTCCCGATGCACGATCCGATGCCACCGCCCGCATCATCGCCCGCAGGAGACCGGCTCCCATGAAAATGATCCAGATTCCCACCGACATGCTCGCCGCCCATGGCAAGGCGCCCGAAATGCCGCAGACGGTTCTGCCGCGCGCGGTTCAGGTGATCACGGCCGCCCTGCCGGCTCTCGGGTCCGATGGCGGCTGGGGCACGGTGACGCTTGTCCATGCCGATCGCCATCGACGCCGCATTCGGATGCTGACCGATGATGGCCGTCCATTCCTGCTGGATCTGCGCGAAGCCACGCGTCTGGCCGATGGCGACCGCCTGATGCTGGATCAGGGCGGTCACGTCGTGGTGCGTGCAGCCCCCGAAGCAGTGATCGAGGCCGAGACCACCGATCGGCGAGACCTTGCGCGGATCGCCTGGCACCTGGGCAATCGCCATGTGCCGGTGGCGGTGACCACCCACATCGTTACGCCGCGGCTGCGCCTGGCGCGTGATCTGGTGGCACGTGACCTGCTGGGCCGGCTGGGCGCACATCTGATCGAAAGCGAGGCGCCGTTCGACCCCGAACCCATCCTGGGTGCCGCCAGTGCTGTGGCCTGGACAGGCGGTCGGCATGACGTTCGCGAACATGGGCACGAACATGAACACGGGCACGGAGCCGAACACGGGCATGAACATGGGCACGATCATGCCCGCGACGCCGGCCTGAAAGCCACCGCGGTCGTGGATCTGGTCGGCGGCAC
It includes:
- a CDS encoding urease subunit alpha; translated protein: MAYEIDRVSYAATYGPTTGDRVRLADTELVIEVEADRTIYGEEVKFGGGKVIRDGMGQSQRTRADGAADTVITNALILDHWGIVKADVALRNGRIAAIGKAGNPDIQPGVDIVIGPGTEIIAGEGRILTAGGIDAHIHFIAPQQATDAIASGITTMIGGGTGPAEGTFATTVTPGPWHMMRMLQAAADLPVNVGFLGKGNASRPESLIEQIEGGACGLKLHEDWGTTPKAIDTCLTVADLMDVQVAIHTDTLNESGFVERTIAAFAGRTIHAYHTEGAGGGHAPDIMKVAGLANVLPSSTNPTRPYTVNTIDEHLDMLMVCHHLDPSIPEDVAFAESRIRRETIAAEDILHDLGAISMISSDSQAMGRVGEVIIRTWQTADKMRRQRGRLPGETGDNDNLRARRYVAKYTINPARAHGIDAEVGSIEVGKLADLVLWKPMFFGVKPDIVLKSGSIAYAAMGDPNASIPTPQPVIYRPMFGAMGAARTASCLTFVSGAALASGRLDAIAGGRRLAAVRGTRTVTKAQMVLNDACPVIEIDPETYEVRADGVPLICAPAEVLPLAQRYFLF
- a CDS encoding urease accessory protein UreE — protein: MKMIQIPTDMLAAHGKAPEMPQTVLPRAVQVITAALPALGSDGGWGTVTLVHADRHRRRIRMLTDDGRPFLLDLREATRLADGDRLMLDQGGHVVVRAAPEAVIEAETTDRRDLARIAWHLGNRHVPVAVTTHIVTPRLRLARDLVARDLLGRLGAHLIESEAPFDPEPILGAASAVAWTGGRHDVREHGHEHEHGHGAEHGHEHGHDHARDAGLKATAVVDLVGGTGADTARAAWQIGNRHRPVQIVDGWRLRAHDEPLVRRIAAALGLRVTPAADGFDPEQGAYADHAQHH